The Dehalococcoidia bacterium genome contains a region encoding:
- a CDS encoding (2Fe-2S)-binding protein, with amino-acid sequence MSKETRTFTCPYCGDSHDTQDGLKSHVFKSHKGRGLPTAEGRIKLIINKAEHSFLVEPNWTLYYLIHDVLGLTGSKQFCDRGACSSCTMIVDGKPVLSCMMLAIECDGKTVETVEGIAADGHPLIEAYVNNHAMQCGYCTPGFVVASKALLDRNQDPTEEEVMAALSGNLCRCGTYPQHPIAVKEAAAKMKAAK; translated from the coding sequence TTGAGTAAAGAAACCAGGACTTTCACCTGCCCCTACTGCGGGGATTCGCATGATACGCAGGACGGGCTGAAAAGCCATGTCTTCAAATCGCACAAGGGACGCGGCCTGCCCACAGCGGAAGGCCGCATCAAACTGATTATCAATAAGGCAGAGCACTCCTTCCTGGTGGAGCCCAACTGGACCCTCTACTACCTCATCCACGACGTGCTCGGCCTGACGGGCTCCAAGCAGTTCTGCGACCGCGGCGCCTGCAGCTCATGCACCATGATCGTGGACGGTAAACCCGTCCTCTCCTGCATGATGCTGGCCATCGAGTGCGACGGCAAGACCGTCGAGACCGTCGAGGGCATCGCCGCCGACGGCCATCCCCTGATCGAAGCATACGTGAACAACCACGCCATGCAGTGCGGCTACTGCACACCCGGCTTCGTGGTCGCCTCCAAGGCGCTGCTGGACCGCAACCAGGACCCGACCGAGGAGGAGGTTATGGCTGCTCTCTCGGGCAACCTCTGCCGCTGCGGCACCTATCCTCAGCATCCCATAGCCGTCAAAGAGGCCGCCGCAAAAATGAAGGCGGCGAAATAA